In Streptomyces canus, one DNA window encodes the following:
- a CDS encoding GNAT family N-acetyltransferase, whose product MRLRDVTMDDVDAYVRMRCDPVMMAELGGPLPREGIEDKVRRDAEEAAADESWIKMIVPEPDRPDVVAGSVTVWSHDPGDGPLSEIGWMVLPHFQGRGLGKWAVRALLERAWSEDRWGDIHAFPATSNGPSNGICRSLGFRLVGELDMPFADRVLRSNHWTITPTAHQARQP is encoded by the coding sequence ATGCGGTTGCGCGATGTCACGATGGACGACGTGGACGCCTACGTCCGGATGCGCTGCGACCCCGTCATGATGGCCGAGCTGGGCGGGCCGTTGCCGCGGGAGGGCATCGAGGACAAGGTGCGCCGGGACGCGGAGGAGGCGGCTGCCGACGAGTCCTGGATCAAGATGATCGTCCCCGAACCGGACCGGCCCGACGTGGTGGCGGGGTCGGTGACCGTCTGGTCCCACGACCCCGGGGACGGGCCCCTCTCCGAGATCGGCTGGATGGTGCTGCCGCACTTCCAGGGACGGGGACTGGGCAAGTGGGCGGTCCGTGCGCTGCTCGAACGGGCGTGGAGCGAGGACCGCTGGGGTGACATCCACGCGTTCCCGGCCACGAGCAACGGCCCCTCGAACGGCATCTGCCGCTCACTGGGCTTCCGTCTCGTCGGCGAACTCGACATGCCGTTCGCGGACCGGGTCCTGCGCAGCAACCACTGGACGATCACGCCCACTGCTCATCAAGCCCGACAGCCGTAG